Within Burkholderiales bacterium, the genomic segment TCGCGCCCGGCATGTCGATGATGTTTTGCCGCCGCGATCGCGCTGCGGCTACGCTCGACATGCAGCGCATGCTGACCAGCATCAAAAGCGGCCTGTACGGCAAGCCCAAGGGCGGTCTGTATTATTCGTGTCTGGGGCGCGGCGCCAGCCTGTTCGGCGACGATTCGGAGGAACTGAAAATGATCCGAGAGGCGCTGGGCGAATTTCCGCTGGTCGGCATGTTCTGCAACGGCGAAATTTCGCACAACCGCTTGTACGGCTATACCGGCGTGCTGACGCTGTTTGTCTGAAAGGGGGCAACGCTGATTCGCGCCTAAACGGTCCCCCCTTCGGCGGCGGCGATGGCGCGCCAGCCTGGTTAAATCGTTCGAGCGGCGACCGCTCGCGAACAGGAAGGCGCAGCCCGCGAAAGAACGAGCTGCGCCGCAGCATCAAGGCCGCTGCTTATTCTTTTTCAGGTCTTCCTTGGCGTCGCCGTAGCCCGCCTGCGTTTTGCCCGCAACCTGGTCGGCTAAACCTTCTGTTCTGGTTTTCGGATTGTCGGTCGCTTTGCCAAGACCTTCCTTGGCTTTTCCGGCTATATCTTTCGCACGTCCTTTGATCTGGTCTTTGTTCACGGCTGTCTCCTGACGGCTTCGTGGAGGATTTCCACACCGGTTTGATCGGCGAACGAAAAAAAGATTCCCGGGAAACAATCCTTGCGCACGCGACACCGCTGGTTGCCACGCTCGCTGCCGCGAGCGGGCGGATGAAACGACTTCACCGAGGCAAGGTCGTACCTACGCGGGACCGGCAGCAAGCCTGGGGAGTGGCTGCTCTTCGAGATGCCGCCTTCTGCGTCATGGTGCTTCCGGGCAAACTGGCGTTGCGGCAAGTGACAACGTAACATCTGGGGACGAGCTGCTGGCGCCGGACAGGAATCTGCAATTCAAGATGGCCAACCTGTCTTGGACACCGCAACGATCGCATTACGCCTCGCACTCCGGCTGCAAGCTGTTGCCTGCAACGCGAGTGCTGGCGCAAACAGATTCGAGCCGATGCGGTTGCCGCACCTTCGCCCTGGTCCGTTTTTCGAAAGAGGAAAGCCTGTGCCGTGCCCACCTTTGTTTGATTCGTTCTGGATCGCCGGTTTCGAGAGCGCCTGCCACATCAATGGCTCGGGCGCACGTCTCGACATGGTCGCGACGACACAGCACGACCGGCAGGTTGAGCAGGATTATTTGCGTGTGCGCGACGTCGGAATCAAAGCCGTACGCGACGGCGTACGCTGGCATCTGATCGAGCATGGCGGGCAGTTCGATTTTTCATCGCTTGCGCCGATGATCGCGGCTGCCGACAAAGCCGGCGTGCAGGCGAGTTGGACGCTCTGTCATTACGGCTGGCCGGAAGACGTAGACCCGTTCGCGCCGGAATTCGCCGACCGCTTCGCGCGCTTCTGCGGCAAGACCGCGCGCTTCATCAAGGATCACAGCGATCGCGTGCCGGCTTACACGCCGATCAATGAAATCTCGTTTGTCTGCTGGGCGATTTGCCATACCGGCATCATGTATCCGTACGCCAGTTACTGCCAGGGGCGCGACGGATATCTGAAGCGGCAGATGGTGCGCGCCGCGATTGCCGGCTGCGAGGCGATCTGGGAAGTCGAACCGCGCGCCCGCATCGTGCACGTCGATCCGATCATCCATATCATTGCGCCGCCCAGCCGGCCGGACCTCGCCGATGCCGCCAACGCGCTGCGCGCTTCGCAATTCGAAG encodes:
- a CDS encoding FIST C-terminal domain-containing protein, which codes for APGMSMMFCRRDRAAATLDMQRMLTSIKSGLYGKPKGGLYYSCLGRGASLFGDDSEELKMIREALGEFPLVGMFCNGEISHNRLYGYTGVLTLFV
- a CDS encoding CsbD family protein, giving the protein MNKDQIKGRAKDIAGKAKEGLGKATDNPKTRTEGLADQVAGKTQAGYGDAKEDLKKNKQRP